From Bacteroidales bacterium, one genomic window encodes:
- the ftcD gene encoding glutamate formimidoyltransferase — translation MRIIECVPNFSEGRDKVVIEKIAASIRECGVKLLNVDPGDATNRTVYTYVGEPEKVISATFNAIKTAQQLIDMSKQHGTHPRIGAADVVPLVPVSEVTLEECAAYARRLGRMVGEELGIPVYCYESAAFTPDRQNLADCRAGEYEGIKDKLADKKWKPDFGPNVYNETVARSGISVIGARDYLIAINFNLNTPDVAVAKEIAGEVRESGRKIKVPAGNSKKTQESGKEIKETGRNNNDFIIKRVPGLLKGCKAIGWYIDEYKIAQVSMNVTNISETPVHIAYKKVCECAQKHGVKVTGCELIGLVPKKVMTAAGEYFFYNNTAAVESAARHKKQPTEGELIQMAIKGFNLNDVKPFDPSKNIIENLL, via the coding sequence ATGAGAATCATAGAATGTGTGCCTAATTTCTCTGAAGGGAGAGATAAGGTTGTTATTGAAAAGATTGCCGCATCAATCAGAGAATGCGGCGTGAAGCTTCTTAATGTTGACCCCGGAGATGCCACAAACAGAACGGTTTACACTTATGTAGGCGAACCGGAAAAGGTTATCTCCGCTACTTTCAATGCTATCAAAACTGCTCAGCAGCTGATAGATATGAGCAAGCAGCATGGAACTCATCCCCGCATCGGAGCGGCGGATGTAGTGCCGCTTGTACCGGTGAGTGAAGTCACCCTGGAAGAGTGCGCAGCTTATGCGCGCCGGCTTGGCCGAATGGTTGGAGAAGAGCTGGGGATACCGGTATATTGTTATGAGTCAGCCGCTTTTACTCCCGACAGACAAAACCTTGCAGACTGCAGGGCAGGAGAATATGAGGGAATTAAGGATAAGCTGGCGGACAAAAAGTGGAAGCCCGATTTTGGCCCAAACGTTTATAATGAGACTGTTGCACGCAGCGGAATTTCCGTCATAGGAGCGCGCGATTATTTAATTGCAATCAATTTTAATTTAAATACCCCGGATGTTGCTGTAGCAAAAGAGATTGCAGGAGAGGTGCGGGAGAGCGGACGCAAAATAAAAGTGCCCGCCGGCAACAGCAAAAAAACACAAGAAAGCGGCAAAGAGATAAAAGAAACCGGAAGGAATAATAATGATTTTATAATTAAAAGAGTTCCCGGACTGCTAAAAGGATGCAAAGCAATCGGCTGGTACATAGATGAGTACAAGATAGCGCAAGTTTCCATGAACGTAACAAACATCAGCGAGACGCCGGTGCATATTGCATACAAGAAAGTTTGCGAGTGCGCGCAAAAGCACGGGGTTAAAGTTACGGGCTGCGAGCTGATTGGACTTGTGCCTAAGAAAGTGATGACCGCAGCGGGAGAATATTTCTTCTACAACAACACGGCAGCTGTAGAGTCAGCCGCGCGTCACAAGAAGCAACCCACTGAGGGTGAACTTATTCAAATGGCTATCAAAGGATTTAACTTGAATGATGTTAAACCTTTTGACCCATCAAAGAATATTATTGAAAATCTCTTGTAA
- a CDS encoding ORF6N domain-containing protein, with protein sequence MENELENISSKIYTIRGVKVMLDCELASLYGVETRAINQAVKRNMKRFPTDFMFKLDDAELANLKSQIVISSWGGRRWRPVAFTEQGLAMLSGLLKSDIAIQVNIQIMRAFVQMRNYLATTANLTAELEELKKKLTMLERSDSNNQLAISKISKDIDNIYLAIAALSVTAPSAPKPKPNNPIGFKQSITKK encoded by the coding sequence ATGGAAAATGAATTGGAGAACATCAGTAGTAAAATCTACACCATCAGAGGTGTAAAAGTAATGTTAGATTGTGAACTGGCATCATTATATGGGGTAGAGACAAGAGCTATAAATCAAGCAGTTAAGAGAAATATGAAAAGATTCCCGACAGACTTCATGTTCAAATTGGATGACGCAGAGCTTGCAAACTTGAAATCACAGATTGTGATTTCAAGTTGGGGAGGAAGGAGATGGAGACCCGTAGCATTTACCGAGCAAGGGTTAGCCATGCTATCTGGGCTTCTTAAAAGTGATATCGCAATTCAAGTAAACATTCAGATCATGCGCGCCTTTGTTCAAATGCGCAACTATCTGGCAACCACCGCCAACCTCACTGCAGAACTTGAAGAACTCAAAAAAAAATTGACAATGCTGGAACGCAGTGATTCAAATAATCAATTGGCAATCAGCAAAATTAGCAAAGACATAGATAATATTTATCTCGCGATAGCTGCTTTGTCCGTTACCGCTCCGTCCGCCCCTAAACCCAAACCAAACAATCCCATAGGTTTTAAACAAAGCATCACTAAAAAATAA
- a CDS encoding transposase, translating into MKRKRGEKREQSGIHHVAFRGNNRNVVFLDDLDRIKLLEFLGNALEKTGSTLMEICIMTNHCHIMVESQSITKLMKQFLPRYSLWHNKRYGESGSLFSSPFISYPKVTEENLLYNCAYILRNPIAAGMCDDVCDYKWSSVHVHFGCKDVVRARILKYVEIDTSLIDSKFKDKNEFVNYINAIPSGLREKYKSRRSAWNKLPFQELMRAAQGYIDAHFDGKRLGELSLRESDELAVHLYKNVGGTTSQIASMVKDSRYRIRKICGTTLQK; encoded by the coding sequence ATGAAAAGAAAAAGAGGAGAGAAAAGAGAGCAGTCCGGAATTCATCACGTGGCGTTTAGAGGGAATAATAGAAATGTGGTTTTCCTTGATGATTTGGATAGGATTAAGTTGCTGGAATTTTTGGGCAATGCACTTGAAAAGACGGGGAGCACTTTGATGGAGATTTGCATAATGACAAACCATTGCCATATAATGGTTGAGAGTCAGTCTATTACAAAGCTAATGAAACAATTCTTGCCGCGGTACAGCTTGTGGCATAATAAAAGATATGGTGAATCTGGAAGCCTTTTTAGTTCTCCCTTTATTAGTTATCCAAAAGTGACGGAGGAGAATCTGTTGTATAACTGTGCTTATATTTTAAGGAATCCAATTGCAGCAGGCATGTGTGATGATGTCTGTGATTATAAGTGGAGTTCAGTACATGTCCATTTTGGATGTAAAGATGTAGTTAGAGCTCGAATTCTTAAATATGTAGAAATTGATACTTCGCTGATTGATAGCAAGTTTAAAGATAAAAATGAGTTTGTAAATTATATTAATGCTATTCCGTCCGGGTTAAGAGAAAAATATAAGAGCAGACGTAGCGCATGGAATAAGTTGCCTTTTCAAGAGTTAATGAGGGCTGCACAGGGGTACATTGATGCTCATTTTGATGGTAAGAGATTGGGTGAGTTATCACTAAGAGAAAGTGATGAACTTGCAGTACATTTATATAAAAACGTTGGTGGAACTACAAGCCAGATTGCCAGCATGGTTAAGGATTCTAGATATAGGATAAGAAAGATTTGTGGCACAACTTTGCAAAAATAA
- the cas9 gene encoding type II CRISPR RNA-guided endonuclease Cas9 (Cas9, originally named Csn1, is the large, multifunctional signature protein of type II CRISPR/Cas systems. It is well known even to general audiences because its RNA-guided endonuclease activity has made it a popular tool for custom editing of eukaryotic genomes.): MKRILGLDLGTTSIGWALVNEAENKDEKSSIVKLGVRVVPLSTDEIQNFEKGKSITTEADRTLKRGMRRNLQRYKLRRKNLIDVLKSNHIITDETILSENGNRTTFETYKLRAQAATKEISLEQFARVLLMINKKRGYKSNRKANNQEEGSLINGMDIAKKLYDENMTPGEFVLELLKEGKHYIPDFYRSDLQNEFDKIWNKQAPYYAEYLTQDFKKQISNKSKTQTNKIFLGKYKIFTADNKGKDKKLQAYQWRVKALKEKLDINQLAYVVSDVNGDITSSSGYLGGISDRSKELFFKKITVGQYKILKLSENPNYSLKNKTFYRQDYLDEFEIIWETQAKFHKELTPDLKKEIRDIIIFYQRNLKSQKGLVGYCELESKQVEKIIDGKKKIITIGSKVCPKSSPFYQEYRIWQKLNDFIVINEKEEEQRVLTQDEKHLIANELNYKEKLSKTDILKILFKNYRSYDANFKELIGNRTNSSIYQALSLIISESGNGDYDFSKTNADEINRVTSEIFNGLGYKTNCLTFDTKIQGNPDVQPYYKLWHLLYSYEGDNSKTGDEKLIADIQTITGLPKEFAIILSKVKFEPDYGELSTKAIRKILPFLIKGNNYSSACELAGYNHSKRSLTKEEIENKNLIKKLQILPKNTLRNPVVEKILNQMINVINQLDDTYGKPDEIRIELARELKKSAEDRQELTDAINKSSAEYDEYKKLLTSDPDFHLHGSYISRKDLIKYKLYLELKDNGFKTLYSNTYIPKNELFIGDFEVEHIIPKVKLFDDSFSNKTLESSSCNREKNNRTAMDYVESKGHSDEYLNRIEQLMKSGAISRAKYNKLKMHESDIPDDFLNRDLGNTQYIARKANEILSTYVKTVVPTTGSITDRLREDWQLINVMQELNWDKYDKLGLTETFANRDGKQIRRIKDWTKRNDNRHHAMDALTIAFTKHSYIQYLNNLNAHSDKSSSIYAIEQKELTKNNHDKLVFNPPIPLNEFRTEAKKQLENILVSIKPKNKVVTDNVNITKKKGGVNKKIQATPRGQLHNESIYGHIKQYSTKEEKVGATFDETKISTVANKAYRVALLNRLKEFDGNAKKAFTAKNSLVKNPLFTDAAHSIKVPDKVATTQITDLYTIRKAVDKDLSVDKVVDAHVKAILESRLKEFGGDANKAFSNLDENPIWLNREKGISIKRVTIKGVNNVVALHDKKDKDGKLILDKNNNTQPTDFVSTGNNHHIAIYKDEKGELQEVPVSFFEATVRANNNLPIIDKTYKQSEGWRFMFTLKQNEYFVFPNPETGFDPSQIDLKDPSNYSLISPNLYRVQKIASKDYVFRHHLETNVNDFSLLMGLTFKRIRTISSLNGLIKVRLNHIGEIVEIGE; the protein is encoded by the coding sequence ATGAAAAGGATATTAGGGTTAGATCTGGGAACAACCAGTATTGGCTGGGCATTGGTCAATGAAGCCGAAAACAAAGATGAAAAGTCATCAATTGTAAAGCTGGGAGTAAGAGTTGTCCCATTATCTACTGATGAGATTCAAAACTTTGAAAAAGGAAAAAGCATAACAACAGAAGCGGACAGAACACTCAAAAGGGGCATGCGAAGAAATTTGCAACGCTATAAATTGAGAAGGAAAAACTTAATTGATGTTCTAAAATCCAATCACATCATTACAGATGAAACAATCCTTTCGGAAAATGGTAACAGAACAACATTTGAAACCTATAAGCTAAGAGCACAGGCTGCAACTAAAGAAATATCACTTGAACAATTTGCTAGGGTCCTATTGATGATCAATAAGAAAAGGGGATACAAGAGCAATAGAAAAGCTAATAATCAAGAGGAAGGATCTCTCATTAATGGGATGGACATCGCCAAAAAACTTTATGATGAAAATATGACTCCAGGCGAATTTGTTCTTGAATTATTAAAGGAAGGGAAACATTATATACCAGATTTTTACAGGTCTGATTTGCAAAATGAATTTGATAAAATATGGAATAAACAGGCACCATATTATGCTGAGTATTTGACACAAGATTTTAAAAAACAGATTTCTAATAAAAGCAAAACTCAAACTAATAAAATCTTCCTGGGAAAATATAAAATATTTACCGCTGATAATAAAGGAAAAGATAAAAAGTTGCAGGCATACCAATGGAGAGTCAAGGCTCTAAAAGAGAAATTAGATATTAACCAGTTAGCATACGTGGTAAGTGATGTAAATGGAGATATTACATCATCAAGCGGCTATCTTGGCGGCATAAGCGATAGAAGCAAAGAGCTATTCTTTAAGAAGATAACGGTAGGACAGTACAAAATTCTGAAATTGAGTGAGAATCCTAATTACAGCCTTAAAAACAAAACATTTTACAGACAAGATTATTTAGATGAATTTGAAATTATTTGGGAGACACAGGCAAAATTTCATAAAGAATTAACTCCTGATTTAAAAAAAGAAATTCGAGATATAATTATTTTTTATCAAAGAAACTTAAAATCCCAAAAGGGATTGGTTGGTTACTGTGAGTTAGAGAGCAAACAAGTAGAAAAGATAATAGATGGAAAGAAAAAAATAATCACAATAGGAAGTAAGGTATGCCCAAAATCATCTCCATTTTATCAAGAATATAGGATATGGCAGAAGTTAAATGATTTTATTGTTATTAATGAAAAAGAAGAAGAACAAAGAGTGCTAACACAAGATGAGAAGCATTTGATAGCCAATGAATTAAATTATAAAGAAAAACTATCTAAAACTGATATTCTTAAAATATTATTCAAGAATTATAGGAGCTATGATGCAAACTTTAAAGAACTCATCGGGAATAGAACAAATTCATCAATTTATCAAGCGTTATCTTTAATTATTTCTGAAAGCGGAAATGGTGATTATGACTTTTCAAAGACAAATGCGGATGAAATAAATAGAGTAACTAGCGAAATATTTAATGGACTCGGGTACAAAACAAACTGCTTGACTTTTGATACAAAAATACAAGGGAATCCAGATGTACAACCATATTACAAGCTGTGGCATTTGCTATATTCATACGAAGGTGATAATTCTAAAACCGGAGATGAAAAACTAATTGCTGATATACAAACTATTACTGGCCTTCCAAAAGAATTTGCAATAATTTTATCAAAGGTCAAATTTGAACCCGACTATGGTGAATTAAGCACAAAAGCTATTCGCAAAATCCTACCATTTCTAATAAAAGGGAATAACTATAGTTCAGCCTGTGAACTCGCTGGTTACAACCACTCCAAACGCTCTCTAACCAAAGAGGAAATTGAAAATAAAAACTTGATTAAGAAATTACAGATTCTACCTAAAAATACATTGAGGAATCCAGTTGTTGAAAAGATTCTTAATCAAATGATTAATGTCATTAATCAACTAGACGATACATATGGTAAACCTGATGAGATAAGAATTGAACTAGCACGAGAATTAAAAAAGAGTGCTGAAGATAGACAAGAATTAACAGATGCAATTAACAAGTCTTCAGCTGAATATGATGAATATAAAAAACTATTAACTTCAGATCCAGATTTTCATTTACATGGAAGTTATATAAGCAGAAAAGATTTAATTAAATACAAGCTTTACCTTGAATTAAAGGATAATGGCTTTAAAACGCTTTATTCAAACACTTATATCCCTAAGAATGAGTTGTTTATCGGAGATTTTGAAGTAGAACACATAATTCCTAAAGTTAAATTATTTGATGATTCTTTTTCCAACAAAACATTAGAAAGTTCATCTTGTAATAGGGAAAAAAACAATAGGACCGCCATGGATTATGTTGAATCAAAAGGCCATAGCGATGAATATCTTAATAGAATTGAACAGCTAATGAAGTCTGGTGCTATCTCCAGAGCAAAGTACAACAAATTGAAAATGCATGAGAGTGATATTCCGGATGATTTCTTAAACAGAGACTTAGGCAACACTCAATATATTGCAAGGAAAGCAAATGAAATTCTTAGCACATATGTCAAGACAGTTGTGCCAACGACCGGTTCCATTACTGATAGATTAAGGGAAGACTGGCAACTAATTAATGTAATGCAAGAACTTAATTGGGATAAATATGATAAACTGGGTTTAACAGAGACTTTTGCCAACAGGGATGGCAAACAAATTAGGAGAATTAAAGATTGGACTAAAAGAAATGACAATAGACACCACGCCATGGATGCTTTGACTATTGCCTTTACAAAACATAGTTACATACAATACTTAAATAATTTGAACGCGCATTCGGATAAATCTAGCAGTATTTATGCGATTGAACAAAAAGAACTAACAAAAAATAATCATGATAAGTTAGTATTTAATCCTCCTATTCCGCTGAATGAATTTAGAACAGAAGCAAAGAAACAACTTGAAAATATACTTGTATCCATCAAGCCCAAAAACAAAGTTGTTACTGATAATGTTAATATTACAAAGAAGAAAGGTGGAGTAAATAAAAAAATCCAGGCGACACCTAGGGGTCAGCTACATAATGAAAGTATCTACGGCCACATTAAACAATATTCTACAAAAGAAGAAAAAGTAGGTGCCACATTTGATGAAACAAAAATATCAACTGTAGCAAACAAGGCATATAGGGTTGCACTTTTAAACAGATTAAAAGAATTTGACGGAAATGCTAAGAAGGCATTCACCGCTAAAAATTCTTTAGTCAAGAATCCATTGTTTACAGATGCAGCGCATTCAATAAAAGTTCCGGACAAAGTTGCAACTACGCAAATTACAGACCTTTATACAATAAGAAAAGCAGTCGATAAAGACTTGAGCGTTGATAAGGTTGTTGACGCACATGTAAAAGCAATATTAGAAAGTCGACTAAAAGAATTTGGCGGAGATGCAAATAAGGCATTCTCTAACCTTGATGAAAATCCTATATGGCTTAATCGAGAAAAAGGAATTTCTATTAAGAGGGTGACAATTAAGGGAGTAAATAATGTTGTGGCGCTTCACGACAAAAAAGACAAAGACGGGAAATTAATCTTAGATAAAAACAACAACACACAGCCAACAGATTTTGTTAGTACTGGCAACAACCATCATATTGCAATTTATAAGGACGAGAAAGGAGAGCTGCAGGAAGTGCCTGTTTCATTTTTTGAAGCAACCGTCAGAGCAAACAACAATCTTCCAATTATTGATAAAACTTACAAACAATCAGAAGGTTGGAGGTTTATGTTTACTTTAAAACAAAATGAATATTTCGTTTTCCCTAATCCTGAAACAGGATTTGATCCTAGTCAAATAGATCTAAAGGACCCCAGTAATTATTCTCTAATTAGTCCCAATTTATATAGAGTTCAAAAGATTGCATCTAAAGACTATGTTTTTCGCCATCATCTAGAAACAAATGTGAATGACTTTAGCCTTCTAATGGGACTGACATTTAAAAGAATACGTACTATTTCAAGTCTAAACGGACTAATAAAAGTTAGACTAAACCATATTGGAGAAATTGTGGAAATCGGTGAATAA
- a CDS encoding TIGR01212 family radical SAM protein (This family includes YhcC from E. coli K-12, an uncharacterized radical SAM protein.) translates to MEQHLRYNPFINYFTERYGCRLQKVVVNAGFTCPNRDGSIKSARYRIQNNDTKNSKPQYKTVTCSGLGGCTYCDNDAFHPNYSTPDKSIGRQIDEGIEFHKVRYHKAQQYIAYFQPFSNTYAPLEQLKKIYTEALNHPDIRGIVIGTRPDCIDNEKLDWLQELSDKKIVIIEYGVESVYDKTLERIHRGHNFETAVRAIEETAKRGITQCGHFIFGLPGETAQEMDASAQIINTLPLTALKFHQLQIIKGTQMEQEFAARRQDFITFTLEEYIDFIAKYIAKLKPTFYIDRFAGEVPPRFVNETPWGLIRYQELRTMLEKRMEELNLTQGCNFTKR, encoded by the coding sequence ATGGAACAGCACCTCAGATATAATCCTTTTATCAATTATTTTACGGAGCGGTACGGATGCCGGCTGCAGAAGGTTGTTGTGAATGCAGGATTCACATGTCCTAATCGCGACGGATCTATAAAGAGCGCGCGGTATAGAATCCAAAATAATGATACCAAAAACAGCAAGCCACAATATAAGACGGTAACGTGCAGCGGCCTGGGTGGTTGCACGTACTGTGACAATGACGCGTTCCATCCAAACTACTCCACGCCAGACAAATCTATCGGGAGGCAAATAGATGAAGGGATTGAATTTCACAAAGTGAGATATCATAAGGCGCAGCAGTATATTGCATATTTTCAGCCATTTTCAAATACATACGCGCCGCTGGAGCAGCTCAAGAAAATTTATACAGAGGCGCTCAACCATCCGGATATCCGCGGGATTGTAATTGGGACGCGCCCGGACTGTATTGATAATGAGAAGCTTGATTGGCTACAAGAATTATCTGATAAAAAAATTGTAATCATAGAATACGGCGTAGAGAGTGTATATGATAAAACGCTGGAGCGCATCCACCGCGGGCACAATTTTGAAACGGCAGTCAGAGCAATTGAGGAGACGGCAAAACGCGGCATCACGCAATGCGGGCACTTCATTTTTGGACTGCCGGGAGAGACCGCACAGGAAATGGATGCCTCAGCGCAAATAATTAATACATTACCGCTTACAGCACTCAAATTCCATCAGCTCCAAATCATCAAGGGCACCCAAATGGAGCAAGAATTTGCAGCTCGGCGACAGGATTTCATCACATTCACGCTAGAAGAATACATAGACTTCATTGCAAAATACATCGCAAAACTAAAACCAACATTTTACATAGACCGTTTTGCCGGAGAAGTGCCGCCGCGCTTTGTCAATGAAACACCCTGGGGACTAATACGTTACCAAGAACTGCGCACAATGCTGGAGAAACGGATGGAGGAACTCAACCTCACTCAAGGTTGTAACTTTACAAAAAGATAA
- the cas1 gene encoding type II CRISPR-associated endonuclease Cas1: MIKKTLYFGNPAYLSSTDNQLVIKMPEVEKSNLPGFVKNSAIRTIPIEDIGIVVLDNKQITISQNAISQLLNNNAAIITCDDSRMPVGLLLPLEGNSIQSERFRDQIEASLPLKKQLWQQTVQAKIIHQAVILKSILQEEQKNMIICANSVRSGDPDNYEARAAAYYWSHLFPAIPNFTRNRNGIPPNNLLNYGYALLRAIIARALVGSGMLPTLGIHHKNRYNAYCLADDIMEPYRPFVDKKVLGIISTTKDYTLITHEIKVELLKLATEDVIINGQKSPLQVAATITTASLYKCFSGELKKVVYPDI, from the coding sequence TTGATAAAGAAAACATTATACTTTGGCAATCCGGCATACTTGTCCTCTACAGATAATCAGCTGGTTATTAAAATGCCTGAGGTAGAAAAATCTAACCTCCCGGGGTTTGTTAAAAACAGCGCAATTAGGACAATCCCTATTGAAGATATTGGGATAGTCGTCCTTGACAATAAGCAGATTACTATCAGTCAAAATGCAATATCACAACTGCTAAATAATAATGCTGCAATAATAACTTGCGATGATTCCAGAATGCCTGTTGGTTTGCTATTACCTCTTGAAGGCAACAGCATTCAGAGTGAGAGATTTAGGGACCAGATAGAAGCAAGTCTCCCACTAAAGAAACAGCTTTGGCAACAAACTGTACAGGCAAAAATTATACATCAAGCAGTTATATTAAAATCCATATTACAAGAAGAACAAAAGAATATGATTATTTGTGCTAATTCAGTAAGAAGCGGAGACCCTGATAATTATGAGGCAAGGGCGGCAGCGTATTATTGGAGCCATCTGTTTCCTGCGATACCAAATTTTACAAGAAATAGAAATGGAATACCTCCAAACAATCTGCTCAATTATGGATATGCTCTACTTAGGGCAATAATAGCAAGAGCTCTTGTGGGTAGCGGCATGCTGCCTACATTGGGAATACACCATAAAAACAGATACAATGCATATTGTCTTGCAGACGATATAATGGAACCATACAGACCATTTGTTGATAAGAAAGTACTGGGAATCATTTCCACGACAAAAGATTACACATTAATAACACATGAGATTAAGGTCGAATTACTTAAACTAGCCACAGAAGACGTAATTATAAATGGTCAAAAAAGTCCTTTACAAGTAGCCGCGACAATTACAACGGCATCACTATATAAATGTTTCTCCGGCGAACTTAAAAAAGTTGTTTACCCAGATATATAA
- a CDS encoding peptidylprolyl isomerase, with amino-acid sequence MNKVLKVFCKGLLKSRQSGALWLAVVFAAALFGASGTAQAQVYKKGLIDKTVAIVGNEPIMLSQLEDEVQMMQAQGVTSDKNMRCQILEGMLSAKLFLNQAKLDSLNVRPDQVESELNERLDKVMTQLGGEKETEAYFKKPIFKLKEDWRAILNEQNLTQQEQQQVMRSVGELTPSEVKRFYKKVDKDSLPIVSTQYKLSQIVLYPSKEQATMAVKEKLLEFRQRVLNGEKFSMLAALYSEDPGSALRGGELRMASKNIYWPAFSDAAMALKPGQISQIVETPDGFHLIQMIEKDGDMFNVRHILLKPRYTTADRDKAFKTLDSIRTKVQQDSITFEKAARFYSQDSKTRVNGGQMVDENSGSTYFEKDQLKPADYNVLKDMKVGDISAPFESADNETRVGHTIYKIIRLDQIIPSHTANAKDDFTVIQNIANQDRQTEAIKEFVAEKQKSTYIRIDDMFKDCPFESSGWIK; translated from the coding sequence ATGAATAAGGTTCTTAAAGTTTTTTGCAAGGGGTTATTAAAGAGCAGGCAAAGCGGAGCATTGTGGCTTGCTGTTGTTTTTGCTGCGGCATTGTTTGGTGCTAGCGGAACGGCGCAGGCGCAGGTGTATAAGAAGGGTCTGATTGACAAGACCGTAGCTATAGTAGGCAATGAGCCTATTATGTTGAGCCAGCTGGAGGATGAGGTGCAAATGATGCAGGCTCAGGGAGTTACATCTGACAAAAATATGCGCTGCCAGATTTTAGAGGGCATGCTTTCTGCAAAATTGTTTTTGAATCAGGCAAAGCTGGACAGTTTGAACGTACGTCCGGATCAGGTTGAGTCTGAGCTAAATGAAAGGCTGGATAAAGTTATGACTCAGCTTGGCGGAGAGAAGGAGACTGAGGCTTATTTTAAGAAACCTATTTTTAAGCTGAAGGAAGATTGGAGAGCGATTTTGAATGAGCAGAATCTTACTCAGCAAGAGCAGCAGCAAGTGATGAGATCTGTCGGTGAGCTTACACCTTCTGAGGTAAAAAGATTTTATAAGAAAGTTGACAAAGATTCTCTTCCTATAGTTTCTACTCAATACAAGCTTAGCCAGATAGTGTTGTATCCTTCTAAGGAACAGGCAACTATGGCTGTGAAGGAGAAACTTTTGGAGTTCAGGCAGAGGGTTCTTAACGGAGAAAAATTCTCCATGCTTGCGGCACTTTATTCAGAGGATCCGGGCAGTGCGTTGCGCGGCGGTGAGCTGAGGATGGCTTCAAAAAATATTTATTGGCCTGCATTTTCAGATGCGGCAATGGCTCTAAAGCCGGGGCAGATTTCTCAAATTGTTGAGACTCCGGATGGTTTCCATCTTATTCAAATGATTGAGAAGGATGGTGATATGTTCAATGTGCGTCATATCCTTCTAAAGCCCAGGTACACAACAGCTGACAGGGATAAGGCATTTAAAACTTTGGACAGCATAAGGACAAAAGTTCAGCAGGACAGCATTACTTTTGAGAAGGCTGCGCGCTTCTATTCCCAGGATAGCAAGACAAGAGTTAACGGCGGCCAGATGGTAGATGAAAATAGCGGAAGCACTTATTTTGAGAAGGACCAGCTGAAGCCGGCAGATTATAACGTGCTAAAAGATATGAAGGTGGGCGATATTTCTGCACCGTTTGAATCTGCTGATAATGAGACTCGTGTAGGACACACTATTTACAAGATAATAAGATTGGACCAGATAATTCCTTCTCATACTGCAAATGCAAAAGATGACTTTACTGTAATTCAGAATATTGCAAATCAGGATAGGCAAACGGAAGCAATTAAGGAGTTTGTAGCTGAGAAGCAAAAGTCCACTTACATTAGAATTGATGACATGTTTAAAGACTGTCCGTTTGAAAGCAGCGGGTGGATTAAATAA
- the cas2 gene encoding CRISPR-associated endonuclease Cas2: MDERISQYRIMWVLVLFDLPTETKADRKNYAIFRKDLIKDGFLMFQFSIYIRQCASKENAEVHMKRVKRVLPPTGEVGIFCITDKQFEDIQLFSCKKRKKVECEDIQLSLF; encoded by the coding sequence ATGGATGAACGAATTAGTCAATATAGAATTATGTGGGTGCTCGTATTATTCGATTTGCCTACTGAAACTAAGGCAGATAGAAAGAATTATGCAATATTTAGGAAGGACCTTATAAAGGATGGTTTCCTAATGTTCCAATTCTCAATTTATATAAGACAATGCGCTTCAAAAGAAAATGCAGAAGTTCATATGAAGCGAGTGAAGAGAGTTTTACCGCCTACAGGAGAAGTTGGAATCTTTTGTATTACCGATAAGCAATTTGAAGATATTCAATTGTTCTCATGCAAGAAACGAAAGAAGGTAGAATGCGAGGACATCCAATTATCATTATTTTAA